The DNA sequence TTAGTGTTATCTGCAACTTAAAACAGAGAAATCAGGACAGATAACTGATATTTTGAGGAAAAGTGATTAACTTTTTTGTTATTGTGTCGTATTTTCCCTTCTATAGATCAGTGCAGGatgtatatttgaataatatctcatttcatttttaaacaagattTAGAAGTGGGTGATGTTCTAGTCCAGGCATCTGAATACTTTTCAGATGTGTTAACACACTCTGGGTATCCAAGCCTTTATCATTGGTGACAAAAAAAAACCTACACTGAAATAATTGTATAAGAAAATTGACCATAAAAATTCATGTACACTaatctgtctttgtttttttttttaacgtatcaTCCAAAACCAAGGAAGAAGCCATACCTCATGAGCTACCAGAGTAGCTGCTGAAATTCAGTAGAGAAActcaacttaattttaaaaaatcatttaaatatgaGGGCAATATTACTTAACAATAGTATGTATGAGGTGACTTGTTCAGGTATGACTCAAATAAATCAAGTTCCTAGGTACTTAGGTGAGAAGGAAAATTCATACTGCTGCTTGCTgtcttccttttttgctttttaataccGAGGTACTGGGCTGAATTTCTAGTTGTCTTATTAAGCATGTCCACTCCCTGAATTAGGGGCCTTGTGTTTAAAGGCATCGTGTTCCTGGGGTGGTTAGAGCTGCTTAAAGGGACGATGGGCCAAAGACTGTGGTAAACAGTCCCTTTTCTGACTGTTGAGTGAGGCAGAAGGCTGTCAGAATGCGTTTCCGTAGGGCGTCAGGGACATGCTAGGTTCTGGTTGCGGCTTGTGGTTCTTATTCACGTTTGCTCAGGGTCTGTTCCAAAGCCTCCTGCTTACCCTGCAAGTTGTGAGGAAAGCTGGGAGAAAGCAGAGGCccacagcctcacccctgcccgccCAGGCCTGTAGGAAATCTCGAGATGGGACTGTGTGTTTCACAGGTGCCTTTGTGGCTGAAAAGAACGGGCTTTTTGCCTCATTTCCTTTCCCATCGGTAGAATCTGGGGATGCTCTTGTACAAAATGCTGCTATTGTAATTTCATGACATCTCCCCCCTTCACTTTTAATTTAGTGTAACTTGCTTACTGCTCTTTTTCTTACATCCTTCCCCCAAGCATTTACCATGGCAGGGGACCTGCTTGTATCTTTGCAGGTACAGACCTTGAGGGCGGTGAGGACACGGGTGTCTGGGTCCTGGTTGGGGTTCCGTGCTCCATCCTGGACCCTGCCGTAGCCATCCTCTCCCTGAGCCCACTGGTCCCTCAGGGACTGACCCCTAGCCAGTCATAAGCCCAGGATCCCTTCCCTGTTCTGGAACATAGGAATTAGGAATAGAAACCAGGCTGGGGTTGGTCTTCCAGAGAATGCGAAAATGCATCCTCATTTCTGGTCCAGGATTTCTCGCTCTCAGGTGAGGGGTCTCTGAAAAGCAATTGTTGACCTGCCGTCCGTTTTGTTGCAGGGGAAAAGCCTTTCAAATGTGAGTTTGATGGCTGTGACAGGAAATTTGCCAACAGCAGCGATCGGAAGAAACACTCCCACGTCCACACGAGCGACAAGCCTTACTACTGCAAGATCCGAGGCTGCGACAAGTCCTACACTCACCCCAGCTCCCTGAGGAAGCACATGAAGATCCACTGCAAGTCCCCACCACCTTCCCCAGGAGCCCTTGGCTACTCGTCAGTGGGGACTCCAGTGGGCGCCCCCTTGTCCCCTGTGCTGGACCCAGCCAGGAGTCGCTCTAGCACTCTGTCTCCTCAGGTGACCAACCTCAACGAGTGGTACGTTTGCCAGGCCAGTGGAGCCTCCAGCCACCTGCACACGCCTTCCAGCAACGGAACCACTTCCGAGTCCGAAGACGAAGACGTGTATGGGAACTCCGAGGTTCCGCGGACGATACATTAGAATTtaccagtaataataataagtaagaaGTGGGAGTCCTTGGACCATATCCTAACCTGAGACAATGCCGAGCCTGAGACAAACCCTTGACTCAGACTTGCCACCGGGTCTAATTAGCCCTATTTATTCAGTATGAAACCCTATGGTGTTtgtacatttaattaatttaattaagatatttgggctttttttttttttcccttagaaaacaaacaaacaaaaaaccccgaCCGAGCTGGACTTGTGGGTTGCAGAAAACAGGGCTAGGAGCAAAATGTACCAAGGGTTAATGGAGATAAACACTGCCGACTCAGCACAAGTGTATTtcgaaaggagggagaaaaagcatTAAGTGGGAACTCCACACAGCTCCAAGGCCCTCTGCATTTCCTGGGGTGCCTCCAGATTGCCTTTAAACACCCTAAGGAGGGCTTCTCTGGAACCTCCTCACTTCCTCCTTGGGCCCTATTCTGAAAAGGCCTCTTGATTGTAAACCACACTCTTGCTGCATTGCCAACAGATCTTAGACTGTACCTGTGTccaaaaatgtttgtaaaaaaaaaaaaaaacaaaacaaaaaacaaaaccctttccGTTCTAATAGTTGTGTTTTTAACTTTCCACTCTTTTATTACTGATCTCATCTTAACACCGTATTTTTATATGGGATTATTTCTTCAGTACCTTGCCTgtaggatttaaaaagaaaaaagatgcagcAACCTTACCCCGTCTCCACGCGCTGTGCTCCTGTGAGCGTTCCTGAGCGTTCcggcagaggtgggggcaggaccACGCCGCTGCAGCAGGCACCTGTGAAGCtgtgatattttctaaaatagaagaCATTCaagtgctttcatttttcattatgtttttgtttttaatctgaaatCTCAGATGCTGCCTCTTTACTGTGTCCAAACTCTATGTGTCATAAAAAGATAAGTTTTAGAGAAGTTCTTTGGGATGCCAAAATTAACAGGCAAGTCTAAGGAGGTGTATGTTGGTAACATGCCCACGTTTTTGGGAAAgctgttgtttttaaaacagGCCAACCCCTCTTTTATACTGTTGTATCagccttttaaaaagtctttatttttcaatgCCCGCAACTGCATTTTTTTCCACCTGAGCACCGAGCATACACGGAACTCTATCGCATTTGGAAATGACAGTGTGTGAAGTGTATGATTTACATTAAAAGAGGGGAGGGAGTTgctatacatattaaaatttttaaaaggtttatagTTACCACCAAACACTGATGAATGTGTGACCTTTGCCAGAGCTGTCAAGCTAGGATATAAAAGGTCAAGGACCTAGGACAATAACTCTTAGTcaatttattttcacttcatgCAACACATCTCATGCAAAATATAGTCCATCATAAACATCATACAAATATACTAAAGAGCACTAATTTATCCTCAGAGACCCTGaagacaccccctccccagg is a window from the Suricata suricatta isolate VVHF042 chromosome 4, meerkat_22Aug2017_6uvM2_HiC, whole genome shotgun sequence genome containing:
- the ZIC5 gene encoding zinc finger protein ZIC 5 isoform X2 — protein: MHELVNHVTVEHVGGPEQSNHVCFWEDCPREGKPFKAKYKLINHIRVHTGEKPFPCPFPGCGKVFARSENLKIHKRTHTGEKPFKCEFDGCDRKFANSSDRKKHSHVHTSDKPYYCKIRGCDKSYTHPSSLRKHMKIHCDQPQRVVRLPGQWSLQPPAHAFQQRNHFRVRRRRRVWELRGSADDTLEFTSNNNNTLPVGFKKKKDAATLPRLHALCSCERS
- the ZIC5 gene encoding zinc finger protein ZIC 5 isoform X1; its protein translation is MHELVNHVTVEHVGGPEQSNHVCFWEDCPREGKPFKAKYKLINHIRVHTGEKPFPCPFPGCGKVFARSENLKIHKRTHTGEKPFKCEFDGCDRKFANSSDRKKHSHVHTSDKPYYCKIRGCDKSYTHPSSLRKHMKIHCKSPPPSPGALGYSSVGTPVGAPLSPVLDPARSRSSTLSPQVTNLNEWYVCQASGASSHLHTPSSNGTTSESEDEDVYGNSEVPRTIH